A stretch of Paenibacillus peoriae DNA encodes these proteins:
- a CDS encoding formate/nitrite transporter family protein, protein MASYKPGQIAEKTVETGVAKANNPWTVAVVLGFLAGAFIALGFLLDIRVIASAPKEWGSIANFIGAAVFPVGLVLVLIAGGELLTGNMMAVPLARWAGRIKTGVMLRNLAIITLSNFAGALFVAFFFGHVLGLTETGPYLDKVVDMAGHKLHESFLQSFISGIGCNWLVALAVWLAYSTDSIGGKIMGIWFPTMAFVAIGFQHVVANMFLIPAAIFAGHFSWADYVMNFIPVWLGNLVGGSLFVAGAYWLAYLKKPQASAHPVNESPTTSSVAHPIR, encoded by the coding sequence ATGGCGAGCTATAAACCGGGGCAAATTGCTGAAAAGACGGTGGAAACAGGAGTGGCCAAGGCGAACAACCCGTGGACTGTGGCGGTGGTACTGGGATTTTTGGCAGGTGCATTTATTGCACTCGGTTTTTTGCTGGATATACGTGTTATTGCAAGTGCGCCTAAAGAATGGGGAAGCATTGCCAACTTTATTGGAGCTGCGGTGTTCCCTGTAGGTCTTGTATTAGTTTTGATCGCCGGCGGAGAATTACTGACTGGTAATATGATGGCGGTCCCTTTGGCGAGATGGGCAGGACGGATTAAGACAGGAGTCATGCTTCGTAATTTGGCGATTATTACGCTCAGTAATTTTGCAGGTGCGTTATTCGTTGCATTTTTCTTTGGGCATGTGCTGGGTTTGACAGAAACGGGCCCTTATCTGGACAAAGTGGTGGATATGGCAGGACATAAGTTACACGAAAGCTTTTTGCAGTCTTTTATATCGGGTATAGGATGTAACTGGCTCGTAGCACTGGCTGTATGGTTGGCATATAGCACAGACTCCATTGGCGGCAAAATTATGGGGATTTGGTTCCCGACCATGGCCTTTGTGGCTATTGGATTTCAGCACGTTGTTGCCAATATGTTTCTCATTCCAGCGGCTATTTTTGCAGGCCACTTTTCATGGGCAGATTATGTTATGAACTTCATTCCGGTCTGGCTGGGGAATTTGGTAGGAGGTAGCCTGTTTGTGGCTGGAGCCTACTGGTTGGCCTATCTGAA
- a CDS encoding immunity 50 family protein, producing MQIQVQKVEKKETEYLIHYQAGGALPFVPHDIVLIHGKQYFIGTILKVEPEQALVRINPEYEDQLAGSIGLELAFSPTVSIQGADSIVEKLGYFPPFHYDRITAANMTKDQITLTIELSYASVLVPKSPDLEPSTEAPVIPEAPAKDVPRYAVTFTFLETKEHVLSPVETENIILQLDFRYEEADMVVDIDALSGLSGSFLCRGIRAEITELNE from the coding sequence ATGCAAATTCAAGTTCAAAAGGTTGAAAAAAAAGAGACCGAATATCTCATTCATTATCAAGCCGGGGGAGCGTTGCCGTTCGTTCCGCATGATATTGTTCTGATCCATGGCAAACAGTATTTTATAGGCACGATTTTGAAAGTAGAGCCGGAACAGGCCCTTGTCCGTATTAATCCGGAATATGAAGACCAACTGGCAGGGTCCATCGGACTGGAGCTGGCTTTCTCTCCAACTGTTTCTATTCAAGGTGCAGACAGCATTGTCGAAAAGCTTGGCTATTTCCCTCCCTTTCATTATGACCGAATTACAGCTGCCAATATGACGAAAGACCAGATTACGCTGACGATTGAGCTATCCTACGCTAGCGTGCTTGTCCCTAAATCACCGGATCTGGAGCCTTCAACTGAGGCACCTGTAATCCCTGAAGCTCCAGCAAAAGACGTCCCACGCTATGCAGTGACTTTTACATTTCTGGAAACTAAAGAGCATGTATTAAGCCCTGTAGAAACAGAAAATATCATTTTGCAACTTGACTTCCGTTATGAAGAGGCTGATATGGTCGTTGACATCGATGCCTTGTCAGGGCTGTCAGGCAGCTTTCTGTGCAGAGGTATCCGCGCAGAGATTACGGAACTGAATGAATAA
- a CDS encoding cation diffusion facilitator family transporter produces the protein MQEQDMGKRAMVSAWISLISNILLTGIKIITGLMFNSKVLVADGVHNAGDVIASATALGAMRISSQPPDEDHPYGHGKAEVIGASVVAVILFGAGIFIGYHSIAALFEPMPQEHILALVAAIISLLWKQWLYIYTIRIGRAANSQGLIATAKDHLADVYASGAAVLGIGLGLIGEHWGISILSYGDPIAGFVVALLVLKLAWEMGRESIDVLMEKAIATEEIESYAAAALSVAEVQRIDRIRAREHGHYIIVDIRASVDASLTIQQGHDIIRLIKGAVMKREPRVYEVLVHLNPWYADDH, from the coding sequence ATGCAGGAACAGGATATGGGCAAGCGCGCCATGGTCTCAGCATGGATCAGCCTGATTAGCAACATCCTATTAACCGGCATTAAGATTATTACAGGACTTATGTTCAACAGCAAGGTGCTGGTAGCCGATGGTGTGCATAATGCTGGGGACGTGATTGCCTCTGCAACGGCACTGGGGGCGATGCGCATATCTAGCCAGCCGCCGGATGAGGACCATCCTTATGGTCACGGCAAGGCAGAAGTGATCGGTGCAAGCGTGGTGGCGGTCATATTGTTTGGAGCGGGTATATTCATCGGCTATCATTCGATTGCAGCACTGTTCGAACCGATGCCACAGGAGCATATACTGGCATTGGTGGCCGCCATTATTTCCTTGCTCTGGAAACAGTGGCTGTATATCTACACGATTCGTATCGGGAGAGCGGCCAATAGTCAGGGTCTTATTGCAACGGCAAAAGATCATCTCGCTGATGTGTACGCCTCTGGGGCTGCTGTACTGGGTATCGGATTGGGGCTGATTGGGGAGCACTGGGGCATTTCAATCTTATCTTACGGTGACCCTATTGCGGGATTCGTAGTGGCATTGCTAGTTCTGAAATTGGCGTGGGAAATGGGCCGTGAATCCATAGATGTGCTTATGGAAAAGGCGATTGCAACGGAGGAAATTGAGAGCTACGCCGCAGCCGCACTGAGTGTAGCCGAGGTTCAACGTATTGACCGTATCCGTGCCCGTGAGCACGGCCATTATATTATCGTGGATATCCGCGCTTCAGTGGATGCCTCTTTGACGATTCAGCAGGGACACGATATTATTCGACTGATTAAGGGGGCTGTCATGAAGCGGGAACCGCGGGTTTATGAGGTGCTTGTCCATTTGAATCCATGGTATGCGGACGACCACTAG
- a CDS encoding ABC transporter ATP-binding protein, whose protein sequence is MFRLKTANLDIAYEDRLIVEDLNVEIPQGKITALVGANGSGKSTILKTMARIMNPKGGSVLLDGKSIHKQSTREVAKQLAILPQNPTAPEGLTVTELVSYGRFPYQKGFGSMKAEDRKMVEWAIQVTGMSEFHDRPIDQLSGGQRQRAWIAMALAQDTDILFLDEPTTFLDMAHQLEVLHLLEYLNTSEERTIVMVVHDLNHAARYAQHMIAIKKGKAEAVGTPTEVMSPDVLREVFGIEADIVTDPRTGVPLCLPYALAGQPAVSQAIKEMNVEDKQPVGSVAERRDARAQVAARG, encoded by the coding sequence ATGTTTCGTCTGAAAACGGCAAATCTGGATATTGCTTATGAAGATCGATTGATTGTAGAAGATCTGAACGTAGAAATACCGCAAGGGAAAATCACAGCCTTGGTGGGCGCAAATGGTTCTGGCAAGTCCACTATTCTGAAGACGATGGCTCGCATCATGAATCCTAAGGGCGGCAGTGTTCTGCTTGACGGTAAATCCATTCATAAGCAATCCACCCGGGAAGTAGCTAAGCAGCTGGCTATTTTGCCGCAAAATCCGACTGCACCGGAAGGATTAACCGTGACGGAACTGGTATCTTACGGACGTTTTCCTTATCAAAAAGGTTTTGGTTCCATGAAAGCGGAAGATCGCAAAATGGTAGAGTGGGCCATTCAAGTAACGGGAATGAGCGAGTTCCACGATCGTCCGATTGATCAGCTTTCTGGCGGTCAGCGTCAGCGTGCCTGGATTGCTATGGCACTTGCGCAGGATACGGATATTTTATTTCTGGATGAGCCGACGACATTTTTAGATATGGCGCATCAACTGGAAGTGCTGCATTTGCTGGAGTATCTAAATACTTCGGAGGAGCGCACCATTGTTATGGTCGTGCACGATTTGAACCATGCGGCCCGGTATGCTCAGCATATGATTGCAATCAAAAAAGGGAAAGCTGAGGCTGTAGGAACTCCAACTGAGGTTATGTCCCCTGATGTGCTGCGTGAAGTGTTCGGGATTGAGGCTGATATTGTAACAGATCCTCGTACAGGTGTACCGCTCTGTCTTCCGTATGCTTTGGCTGGACAGCCTGCGGTAAGCCAAGCCATAAAAGAAATGAATGTGGAAGATAAGCAACCTGTGGGTTCTGTTGCTGAGCGACGTGATGCTAGAGCACAAGTAGCGGCAAGAGGTTAA
- a CDS encoding LLM class flavin-dependent oxidoreductase — protein MIKLSILDQSPVSEGMTHAQALQKTAELAIEAERLGYHRFWVSEHHSAANLAGSSPEVLISHLAARTRAIRVGSGGVMLPHYSAYKVAENFRVLEGLYPGRIDLGLGRAPGGMPIATRALQEGKMRGGVDLYPEQLDDLLAYLHDSTGNNHRFGSLQAMPLIETVPEMWLLGSSGDSAGLAAERGVGFAFAQFINGEGGTGAMKEYQESFQPSQHSDQPRSLVAVFAICADTEEEANRLASSMDLSLVLLEQGMRSAGTPSVEKALAYPYTPFDRMRIRENRKRMVVGSPEQVKRQIEQLSKDYNAQEIMVASIIHDFDAKMKSIRLMAEAFGLSSVQS, from the coding sequence ATGATAAAACTCAGCATTCTTGACCAATCTCCGGTATCGGAAGGCATGACGCATGCGCAGGCATTACAAAAGACCGCTGAGCTTGCTATAGAGGCGGAACGCTTGGGTTATCATCGCTTTTGGGTATCAGAGCATCATTCTGCAGCAAATCTCGCTGGGTCCAGCCCGGAGGTACTGATTTCACATCTGGCCGCCCGTACTCGGGCCATTCGAGTGGGGTCGGGTGGGGTGATGCTGCCTCATTACAGCGCTTATAAAGTAGCGGAAAACTTTCGTGTGTTGGAGGGATTGTATCCGGGACGCATTGATTTAGGTCTGGGACGGGCGCCTGGAGGAATGCCCATTGCTACCAGAGCCCTGCAAGAAGGCAAAATGCGAGGGGGTGTAGATCTATACCCTGAGCAGTTGGATGACCTGTTAGCTTATTTACATGACAGCACAGGCAATAATCACCGTTTCGGTTCGCTACAGGCGATGCCGCTTATAGAAACTGTACCGGAAATGTGGTTGCTCGGCTCCAGTGGTGATAGCGCAGGTCTGGCAGCCGAGCGTGGCGTGGGCTTTGCGTTTGCACAGTTCATTAATGGTGAAGGCGGCACAGGGGCTATGAAGGAATACCAGGAAAGCTTCCAGCCTTCCCAGCATAGTGACCAACCACGTTCGCTTGTTGCCGTATTTGCGATCTGTGCGGATACCGAAGAGGAGGCCAATCGCTTGGCTTCCAGCATGGACTTGTCTCTTGTACTATTAGAGCAGGGAATGCGCTCCGCTGGAACACCTTCCGTGGAAAAGGCACTGGCGTATCCGTATACGCCGTTTGACCGGATGCGGATACGTGAGAATCGCAAACGTATGGTAGTCGGTTCGCCCGAACAGGTGAAGCGTCAGATTGAGCAATTAAGTAAGGACTATAATGCACAGGAGATCATGGTTGCGAGCATTATTCATGACTTTGATGCCAAAATGAAATCTATACGTCTCATGGCCGAAGCATTTGGACTGTCTTCTGTACAGTCATAA
- a CDS encoding (2Fe-2S)-binding protein, translating to MKPLDYDQLEQLANIVRVTPEDAVYSGPVAEWLEPDKIRSVMEYYGDLLRAEDDLTAAVYFANQLRGLVFAQHFMVSLCERRWDLSVSNLRFHICCEGEYPSISLQVIDLTELDNTWNNGDHRSSKQAQQVLRDFYSLQMRPMLEAIATVGRASIGQMWGQFPLALLYFKDRVQPSLTDPRDVERFEQDYMYVTRELEGEIFGRKRNPFTVRLVELDNPYRPGENTYMKPSCCQYYKTGGGQRYCYTCPKMSASEREERRLEVVASR from the coding sequence ATGAAACCACTGGATTACGATCAGCTTGAGCAACTAGCAAACATAGTGAGAGTCACGCCGGAGGATGCTGTATATTCCGGGCCAGTGGCCGAATGGCTTGAACCAGATAAGATCCGCTCTGTGATGGAGTATTATGGCGATCTTCTGCGTGCTGAAGACGATTTAACCGCAGCCGTTTACTTTGCGAACCAGCTGCGTGGCCTCGTGTTTGCGCAGCATTTTATGGTATCACTGTGTGAACGCCGTTGGGACCTGTCCGTTTCTAATCTCAGATTTCATATTTGTTGTGAAGGTGAATACCCCTCTATTAGCCTTCAGGTCATCGACTTAACAGAGCTGGACAATACGTGGAACAATGGGGATCACCGTTCTTCCAAACAGGCTCAGCAAGTGTTAAGAGATTTTTACAGTTTGCAGATGCGGCCCATGTTGGAAGCAATTGCTACAGTGGGGAGAGCATCTATCGGCCAAATGTGGGGACAGTTTCCGTTGGCATTGCTGTATTTTAAGGATAGAGTACAGCCATCGTTGACTGATCCTCGGGATGTGGAGCGCTTTGAACAAGATTATATGTATGTGACACGTGAACTTGAGGGAGAGATATTCGGGCGTAAAAGAAATCCGTTTACGGTTCGTCTCGTTGAATTGGACAATCCTTACCGCCCTGGTGAAAATACCTACATGAAACCGTCCTGTTGCCAATATTACAAGACAGGTGGAGGTCAGCGGTATTGTTATACTTGCCCCAAAATGTCCGCTTCCGAACGCGAAGAACGCAGACTCGAAGTGGTGGCATCACGGTAA
- a CDS encoding glutathione peroxidase, giving the protein MSVYSHNAVTPANQEVSLNTYAGKVLVIVNTASKCGLTPQYGDLQKLYDEYKDRGLVVLGFPCNQFGGQEPGSSEEAAEFCQLNYGVTFPVFAKVNVNGPDTAPLFEYLKKQQPGEQEDGTIQWNFTKFIVNREGVPVGRFEPKESPEAMKAAIEQLL; this is encoded by the coding sequence ATGTCTGTCTATTCACATAATGCCGTAACACCAGCGAATCAGGAGGTTTCTCTGAATACTTACGCTGGTAAGGTGCTGGTTATTGTGAATACCGCCAGTAAATGCGGACTTACCCCGCAATATGGGGATTTGCAAAAGCTTTATGACGAATATAAGGATCGGGGATTAGTTGTATTAGGTTTTCCTTGCAACCAATTTGGCGGTCAGGAGCCGGGCAGCAGCGAGGAAGCGGCTGAATTTTGCCAACTGAATTACGGGGTTACTTTCCCGGTATTCGCCAAAGTGAACGTCAACGGACCGGATACAGCGCCTCTGTTTGAATATTTGAAAAAGCAACAGCCTGGAGAACAGGAAGATGGGACAATTCAGTGGAATTTTACGAAATTCATTGTGAATCGTGAAGGTGTACCTGTGGGTCGTTTTGAACCGAAGGAGTCACCAGAAGCGATGAAAGCAGCCATTGAGCAATTGCTATAG
- a CDS encoding DEAD/DEAH box helicase — MKNFTALGVEQHWVEALKEQGISAPTPVQQESIPLLMEGQDVIAEAHTGTGKTLAFLLPILQKLNLDKRHPQALVIAPTRELALQITEEAKCLAAAEPSLSLLAVYGGQDVERQLRKLKGGAQLIIGTPGRLLDHLRRGTLDLGGIKMLVLDEADQMLHMGFLNDVETILQEVPYRRQTMLFSATMPAGIRKLARVYMNEPVDVKVKSASSVPVSQIRQVVVQTTDRGKQQALVDMLNTDRPYLAVIFCRTKRRAAKLNEELQEMGFQSGELHGDLSQNKREQVMKAFREAKLQLLVATDVAARGLDVEGVTHVFNYDMPQDAESYIHRIGRTGRAGGKGVAVTLATPRDIPELRNIQKVAGVTFTSSEGGGQRRPASDTADRQGRERRSGRNDRRSYGGNDSGGGRRGSGREQAGRRDSAGGERRSSRGSNERGGYDRSSGGSARGGQGRSAGQSSERGGYDRSSGGSARGGQGRSAGQSSERGGYDRSSGGSARGGQGRSAGQSSERGGYDRSSSGSARGGQGGRGGQAKGGPRGGQGQGGRRGRSR; from the coding sequence TTGAAGAATTTTACAGCATTAGGTGTGGAGCAACATTGGGTAGAAGCCTTGAAAGAGCAGGGCATCTCAGCGCCAACACCTGTACAGCAGGAGTCCATTCCACTGTTGATGGAAGGTCAGGATGTGATTGCCGAGGCACATACGGGGACAGGGAAGACGCTTGCGTTTTTACTGCCGATTTTACAAAAGCTGAATTTGGACAAGCGGCACCCGCAGGCGCTTGTGATTGCACCTACGCGTGAATTGGCACTCCAGATTACAGAGGAAGCTAAATGCTTGGCTGCTGCGGAGCCGAGTTTATCTCTACTAGCTGTTTACGGAGGACAGGACGTGGAGCGTCAGCTTCGTAAACTGAAAGGTGGCGCACAACTGATTATTGGGACACCTGGGCGACTGCTGGATCACCTGAGACGTGGCACGCTGGATCTAGGCGGCATTAAAATGCTGGTCCTGGATGAAGCCGATCAAATGTTACACATGGGCTTTTTGAACGATGTGGAGACGATTCTTCAGGAAGTTCCTTACCGGAGACAGACGATGCTGTTCTCCGCTACGATGCCAGCCGGTATTCGCAAACTGGCTCGTGTATATATGAACGAACCTGTAGATGTCAAAGTGAAATCCGCTTCTTCCGTTCCGGTGAGCCAAATCCGTCAGGTCGTTGTGCAAACAACAGACCGTGGTAAGCAACAGGCATTGGTGGATATGCTGAATACGGATCGTCCGTACTTGGCTGTTATTTTCTGCCGTACGAAGCGCCGGGCTGCCAAACTGAACGAAGAGCTGCAAGAAATGGGCTTTCAGAGCGGTGAGCTTCACGGGGATTTGTCCCAGAACAAGCGAGAGCAAGTGATGAAGGCGTTTCGTGAAGCGAAACTCCAATTGCTCGTGGCGACTGATGTAGCTGCACGCGGCCTGGATGTAGAAGGCGTCACGCATGTCTTCAACTACGACATGCCGCAGGATGCCGAAAGCTACATCCACCGCATCGGGCGTACCGGCCGTGCCGGAGGCAAAGGCGTGGCGGTAACGCTCGCTACGCCAAGGGATATTCCAGAGCTTCGGAACATCCAGAAAGTTGCTGGTGTCACGTTCACCAGCAGTGAGGGCGGCGGACAGCGTAGACCTGCTTCCGATACGGCTGATCGGCAGGGTCGAGAACGCCGTTCGGGCAGAAACGACCGCCGTTCCTACGGTGGCAACGACTCCGGCGGTGGACGCCGGGGCAGCGGCCGCGAACAGGCGGGCCGTCGTGACAGTGCAGGCGGCGAACGTCGCTCTAGCCGCGGCAGTAACGAGCGCGGCGGGTATGACCGCAGCAGCGGCGGTTCCGCACGTGGAGGCCAAGGGCGCTCGGCAGGACAAAGCAGCGAGCGTGGCGGGTATGACCGTAGTAGCGGCGGTTCTGCACGTGGAGGCCAAGGTCGCTCGGCAGGGCAAAGCAGCGAGCGCGGTGGATATGACCGCAGCAGCGGCGGTTCCGCACGAGGAGGCCAAGGTCGCTCGGCAGGACAAAGCAGCGAGCGCGGTGGGTATGACCGCAGCAGCAGTGGTTCTGCGCGCGGAGGCCAAGGTGGACGCGGTGGACAAGCCAAAGGCGGCCCGCGTGGTGGTCAAGGACAAGGAGGCCGTCGCGGACGGTCCAGATAG
- a CDS encoding FAD-dependent oxidoreductase: MKVAVIGCTHAGTAAIVNTAKCYPDAEITVYERNDNISFLSCGIALYVGGVVKDPHGLFYSSPDQLSDLGVVTKMLHEVTSVDTAGKSLHARNLQTGEEFTDTFDKLIVTTGSWPIIPKLEGIELDHILLCKNYNHSNDIIEKAQHVQNITVVGAGYIGVELVEAFQMNGKNVTLIDSADRILNKYLDHEYTDRIESSLKEHGIKLVLGETVSRFEGTNGKVSKVVTSKGEYETELVILCIGFRPQTDLLKGQVDMLPNGAIIVDNYMQSSCPDVFAAGDSCAIRYNPTGKTAYIPLATNAVRMGTLVARNLVQPTIAYMGTQGTSGIKIYEDNIAGTGMTEAAAIDEGMTVEAVTIEDSYRPEFMPTSEKVLLKVVYEQETRRILGAQIMSKVDLTQSINTLSVAIQNHMTIDQLAFVDFFFQPHYNKPWNFLNAAGLQALPTISERNPVTV; this comes from the coding sequence ATGAAAGTAGCAGTTATCGGATGTACACACGCAGGCACAGCAGCTATCGTTAACACAGCTAAATGTTATCCAGATGCAGAAATTACCGTTTACGAGCGTAATGATAATATTTCATTTTTATCTTGTGGTATTGCGCTGTACGTAGGTGGTGTCGTCAAAGATCCGCATGGCCTGTTTTATTCGTCTCCAGATCAACTGTCTGACTTGGGTGTAGTGACCAAGATGCTTCATGAGGTAACGAGTGTGGATACGGCTGGGAAGTCGCTGCATGCCCGTAATCTCCAAACAGGTGAAGAATTTACAGACACATTTGATAAACTAATTGTGACCACGGGATCATGGCCCATTATTCCAAAGCTGGAAGGCATTGAACTTGATCATATTTTGCTCTGTAAAAACTATAATCATTCCAATGATATCATTGAGAAAGCCCAGCACGTACAGAACATTACAGTCGTGGGAGCTGGATACATTGGTGTTGAATTAGTAGAAGCTTTCCAAATGAACGGTAAAAACGTAACACTGATTGACAGTGCTGATCGTATATTGAATAAGTATTTGGACCATGAGTATACAGACCGGATTGAAAGTTCCCTGAAGGAACATGGCATTAAGCTGGTACTTGGCGAGACGGTGAGTCGTTTTGAGGGTACGAACGGTAAGGTAAGTAAAGTCGTGACCTCTAAAGGAGAATATGAAACAGAGCTTGTTATTCTCTGCATCGGTTTCCGACCTCAAACGGATCTGCTCAAAGGTCAGGTAGATATGTTGCCTAACGGTGCGATCATTGTGGATAACTATATGCAAAGTAGTTGCCCGGACGTGTTTGCAGCAGGCGACAGTTGTGCAATTCGCTATAATCCGACCGGTAAAACGGCTTATATCCCTTTGGCAACCAACGCAGTTCGTATGGGTACGCTGGTAGCACGTAATCTGGTACAACCAACCATTGCCTACATGGGAACCCAAGGAACTTCGGGTATCAAAATTTACGAAGACAATATCGCGGGAACAGGCATGACGGAAGCCGCGGCAATAGACGAAGGCATGACTGTAGAAGCTGTAACCATTGAGGACAGCTACCGACCTGAATTTATGCCAACCTCCGAAAAAGTGTTACTGAAAGTGGTATATGAGCAGGAGACGCGGAGAATTTTGGGTGCTCAAATTATGTCGAAGGTGGATTTGACGCAATCCATTAACACGCTATCCGTAGCTATTCAAAACCATATGACCATTGACCAGTTAGCCTTTGTCGATTTCTTCTTCCAGCCGCATTATAACAAGCCTTGGAATTTCTTGAACGCGGCAGGTTTACAAGCATTGCCTACAATATCTGAACGGAACCCAGTTACTGTATAA
- a CDS encoding AI-2E family transporter has translation MEITPAWKDRFKKFFLNNKFVLFLLVLLLIGLNILVLTKISYIFTPVMVLLKTIILPVILSGVLYYLFNPLVDVLERNKVKRVYSIVVLFLLIIGVIAIVVTSVVPVIRDQIQGLIQNFPAYSEQVQRQFEKLIGSDFVNQFQNTIQINPSELASKASEKLSSFINNAWTGVGSFLGVVTETVLAIATVPFILFYLLKDGHKLPQFILKMLPPMFRKETDRIMTEMNHQVSSYIRGQIIVSFCIGALLYIGYLIIGLDYSLTLAVIASFTSVVPYLGPVIAITPALIVALVTSPIMLLKMVIVWTVVQLIEGKLISPQIMGKSLRVHPITIIFVILTAGNLFGVVGIVLAVPGYAVLKVIVTHLYSFFKKRSHLYEADKGNASLYEK, from the coding sequence GTGGAAATAACTCCGGCATGGAAAGACCGATTCAAGAAGTTTTTTCTGAACAACAAGTTTGTGTTATTCCTGCTGGTACTGCTGCTGATCGGCTTGAATATCTTGGTGCTTACCAAAATTTCATACATATTCACACCTGTCATGGTGCTGTTAAAAACGATCATTCTCCCTGTCATTTTATCCGGCGTGTTGTACTATCTGTTCAATCCGTTGGTTGATGTACTGGAGCGTAACAAGGTGAAACGAGTATACTCCATTGTTGTATTGTTTTTGCTTATTATAGGGGTTATTGCGATTGTGGTTACATCGGTGGTGCCTGTGATCCGTGATCAAATACAGGGGCTTATTCAAAATTTCCCTGCCTATAGCGAGCAAGTACAACGACAATTCGAGAAACTGATCGGCAGCGATTTTGTAAACCAGTTCCAGAACACGATTCAAATTAATCCATCTGAGCTGGCCTCCAAAGCTTCTGAAAAGTTATCTAGCTTTATTAATAATGCATGGACGGGTGTGGGCAGCTTTTTGGGCGTGGTTACAGAAACGGTACTTGCGATTGCCACGGTTCCATTTATTCTGTTCTACTTGCTAAAAGATGGACACAAGCTACCACAGTTTATCCTGAAAATGCTCCCGCCTATGTTTCGTAAAGAAACAGATCGCATTATGACCGAGATGAATCATCAGGTCAGTTCCTATATTCGTGGGCAGATTATTGTCAGCTTCTGTATTGGGGCGCTGTTGTATATTGGTTACCTAATCATTGGATTAGACTACTCTCTGACGCTTGCAGTCATTGCATCCTTTACGAGCGTTGTCCCCTACTTAGGTCCCGTCATTGCCATTACACCTGCGTTAATTGTAGCCTTGGTCACCTCACCGATTATGCTGCTCAAGATGGTTATCGTGTGGACAGTCGTACAGCTCATTGAGGGTAAATTAATTTCTCCACAAATTATGGGCAAATCTCTTCGGGTACATCCGATCACGATTATCTTCGTTATTCTGACCGCAGGCAATTTGTTTGGTGTGGTGGGAATTGTACTGGCGGTTCCGGGGTATGCTGTCTTGAAAGTAATCGTTACACATTTGTATAGTTTCTTTAAAAAGCGTTCGCATCTCTACGAGGCGGATAAAGGGAACGCAAGTCTTTACGAAAAATAA
- a CDS encoding LCP family protein: MRKFLKWLGISVTAAVLLVGGYYTYSIYHFTNQISVASGQDSKFKPQAQTQTNVQPVEVSLPPEWDGTERVNILLLGGDSRGEDSGRSDSVMVASIDPVTKKATLMSILRDTYVNIPGHGQSRLNAAFSYGGPDLTRQTVSDLLGIPIQYYVYTDFNGFIALVDSVGGIDLDVEKDMHYTSKADKHQFDIDLKKGMQHMDGKTALQYVRFRHDATSDFTRTERQRKFITELGGKIQSTSSLIKLPSILNSISPYIETNLSTTEMLQLASLGFNIDATTVAKQQIPPNELVRGETIKGAQVLGVDERKLKRFIQNLFEQENKPVTTTVDAATTINDTP; the protein is encoded by the coding sequence ATGCGAAAATTTTTAAAATGGTTAGGCATTTCTGTGACTGCGGCGGTTCTTTTAGTGGGCGGATATTATACGTATTCTATATATCATTTTACGAATCAAATTTCAGTTGCTTCCGGACAGGATTCGAAATTCAAACCGCAGGCACAAACTCAAACCAATGTACAACCTGTAGAGGTATCGCTCCCACCGGAATGGGATGGGACAGAAAGAGTGAATATTCTGCTGCTAGGCGGCGACTCCCGTGGAGAGGATTCAGGGCGTTCTGACTCCGTTATGGTTGCTTCTATTGATCCGGTTACGAAAAAGGCTACACTGATGTCGATTCTTCGTGATACCTACGTCAATATCCCAGGTCATGGGCAAAGTCGATTGAATGCTGCCTTTTCCTACGGGGGACCGGATTTGACCAGACAGACCGTGAGCGACCTGCTGGGCATACCAATTCAATATTATGTATATACTGATTTCAATGGTTTTATTGCGCTGGTTGATTCTGTGGGTGGTATTGACCTGGATGTCGAAAAAGATATGCATTATACCTCCAAGGCGGATAAACACCAGTTTGATATTGATTTGAAAAAGGGAATGCAGCACATGGACGGTAAAACAGCCTTGCAATATGTACGCTTCCGTCATGATGCGACTTCCGATTTTACGCGTACGGAGCGGCAACGCAAATTCATTACTGAGCTTGGCGGTAAAATTCAGTCAACCTCATCTCTAATCAAACTGCCGAGTATTTTAAATAGCATTTCTCCTTATATTGAAACGAATCTGAGTACTACGGAAATGCTGCAATTGGCTTCATTGGGCTTTAATATCGATGCAACAACAGTAGCGAAGCAGCAAATCCCGCCGAATGAATTGGTGCGCGGGGAAACCATTAAGGGTGCGCAGGTATTGGGTGTAGACGAAAGAAAGCTCAAGCGCTTCATACAGAATCTTTTTGAACAGGAGAACAAACCTGTGACCACGACGGTGGATGCTGCAACCACGATAAATGATACTCCATAA